The nucleotide window CTCTACGATTGGGCCTTGCAACAGGGTGATAAGTAACGCCTTGTTTCCTATTTTTGCTTAGCAGAAGGGCGGTCAAGTGGATGTATATTTGATGTAAATTATTCTTATTTGTTATAGTGGCGCATCTGAAAAATTTTTGCGTGTGTATCTGATTGGCATAATCAATCCCATACGGCGCGCGTAAAAGGTCAAATCACTGTAACTGAAGGAATCTCTAATGCATCATTTTCCGCGTTCTGGCGCTATTACCAGTCATTCTTTACCTGCCTCTTTACGTAATCCCTTGGCTGTCGGCATTGCGCTGGTATTTGCTGGTAGCCTGATCACCGCCGTGCCTGCGATTGCACAGGCCGAAACCAAAACCTTGCCGAAAGTGGTTGTTGTGGGCACGGAAGAAGGTGATGCCGAGCGCCAGCCCGGAGCGGTGGCGATAGTGACCGAAGAAGAGTTGCAAATTCGCCAGCCGCGTTCCACTGAGGAGGCACTTAGAGCCGTTCCAGGTGTGGCGATCAAGCCTGAGGAAGAGAGTGCGATTGTGGCCAATATCGGCATTCGCGGCTTGAGTTCAGCGGATTACAAAACCTTGATCCTCGAAGACGGTGTGCCCATCGCGCCGGGCTTATTTGTGGGTAATGGTCGTTACTATAACCCTCGTATCCAGCGCATGGAGAGCATCGAAGTGCTCAAGGGTGCGGCTTCCCTGCGCTATGGCCCCAGCACGATTGGCGGCGTTATCAACTACATCACCAAACAACCGGAAGATGGCGTACAAGTCGAGGCGCGCGCCGGTTCGTTTAATAGCCGTGAAGCGACCTTGGAAGTAGGTGGCTCAACCCCATCGCAAGAAGCGCAATTCGGTGCCTTCATCACTCATGCAAGCAGCGATGGGTTTATGGACAAAGGTTATGACATGACCGATGTGATGATCAAAACCGGTTTGGCGTTGGGTGATAACCAATGGCTGAGTGTGAAGTTTAGCGATTACGACAGCGAGGCCAATATTTCGTATCGCGGCCTTTTCCTGCAGGAATTCAAAGACGGTGCAGACTATAACCCTGCGCCGGATGATTATTTCATCAGTGGCCGTCGCGCGCTGGACATCAACCACGAGTGGGACATCAATGCGACTGCCAAACTCAGCACCCTGGTCTTCGGCAGTGAAACCTATCGCGATTACTGGCGTTACAACACCAACAATGCGGCTTCTGCCGCCGCAGGTCAGTGGGTCTATTTGGATACTCTGAACGGCAATAATCGCAGTTTTGATCGCTTTGGTGTGGATAGCCGCCTGAAGCTGCAACATCAATTGTTCGGCATTGCTAACGAAGCAGAAATTGGCGTGCGCGTGATGAGTGAATCCATGGATGATGTGACTATCGCAGCTACCCGTGCGACACCGCGCACCGGAACCATCAGTAAAGATGCGGTAGAGTCTGCGGACAGCCTTGCGCTCTACTTGCAAAACCGCTTTGTGGTGACGGACCGCTTGGCTGTGACAGCCGGTTTACGTACCGAAAGCTACGAGCAATCCAGCAAAAACAAACGCGCTGCCACTAACAACGAGGCCGACAGTTCAAATACCGAGGTGTTGCCGGGCATTGGTGCTACCTACCAAATCAACACGGGTTTGCAAGCGTTTGCCAGCGTGTACAAAGCCTTCTCGCCTGCATTGAATGGCGATGCACTGAATGGATTGCAGGACCAAAAGTTGGATGCAGAGCGCTCTATTAATATCGAGACCGGTGTGCGTGGTGCTGCGGATAAGCTGAGCTATGAGTTGACCTTCTTCCGCATGGATTTCGATAACCAGATTATCCCTGCCAACTCCAACAGCCAATTCCAGCGCACCAATGGTGGTGAAACCTTGCATCAAGGTTTGGAAGCAGCATTGGCGTGGGAGTTGGGTGGCGGTTTTACCGTGAAATCCAGCGCGACTTATATTCCGGATGCGGAGTTTGTTGGCGCGCGTCGCGATGCCAATGGCAACATCACCACGCCGGATGGCAATCGCGTGACTTATGTGCCTGAATGGGTAACCAACTTGAGCCTTGAGTACAAAACCGGAAAGCTGCGCACAGCGCTGGCGTTGCATCACACCGGCGAGCAATACACGGATGTGCTCAACACCAAGCCGATTACTGAGAGTACATCCGGCTTCTTTACCGGCCAGATTGACAGCTACACGCTGTTGGATCTGAATGCGATTTATGAACTCACCAAAGATCTAAGCTTCAGTGCCAGCGCCAAGAACCTGACCGACGAACGCTATATCGCCAGCTTGCGCCAGGGTATCTACGTGGGTACCGAGCGCAGCCTGGATGTGGGCGTGAAGTTCAAGTTCTAAGGTTCGCTGTCAGGCGTTTGCAAGCTAACAATCCCGCCCATGTGCGGGATTGTTTTTTTTAAGGCGATTTTTTTAAGTGCGAGTGTTTTTAGGTGCGATTGTTTTTAGTGAGTGGCTGAGTTGTAGCGAGCTAATGATTAGCGTGATTTAAGCGCGATGATCAGGCCGGACGCCGCTACGACTGCCATGCCTAACAGGCTCATGCCGTCGGGAACAGTGCCAAAAACCAACCACCCCAATAAACCTGCCCAGATCAACTGCAAGTAAGTGGTCGGTGCCAGCATAGAGGCTGGAGCATGGCGGTAGGCAAGCGTGAACAAGTAGTGCCCAAGCCCGCCGCTGATCCCCATACTCAGCAGCAATATGACTTCAAGCTTGCTGGGTGCATCGTTTTCCCAGAACCAAGGCAAAGCAATGCCAAAGGCAATCGACCCCACCAGAGCGGTATAAAACAGCAATGTAATCGCTTTTTCGGTGCTGGCTAACAAGCGCGACAAAAGTTGATAAGTCGCATTTGCGGCAGCGGCTCCCAGCGCAAATAAAATGCCGATCGTATCCAGCCCGCCACCGGGGCGCGCGATCAGCAATACCCCCATAAAACCGGTGATGATCGCCGCCCAACCCCAGCCGCCAATTTTTTCATTCAGCATGGAACCGGCAAGCAAAGCCACTAGCGTCGGCGCAAGAAAATTAATGGCCGTGGTTTCGGCGAGTGGCATCCGGCTCAGCGCCATTCCCATGCAGAGTGATGCAATCGTGAGTACCAGCCCGCGTGCAATCACAAGCCCGGTGCGTTGTGTATGGATCAGCTGTGTGGAATGGCGCGGCGCGAGAATGATGAGCATCAGCACAAAATGAACGATATAACGCATCGCCACTACAAAAGGCACGTTGTAGTGGGTGGTCAGGTATTTGGTGGTGCTGTCCATACAGGCGAACAAAAACAGACCGGCGGCGGCGAGCAGGAATCCTTTGAGGGCATTGTGCTGCAGAGGGGTGATGGTATGCGGGGTGCTCAGAGGTGATGCTGGTTGCCCTGAAGGGGAGTCGCTCATTGCCATTGATCCGATAGGTAAAGCCTAAAATAAGTCATATTAATGGTAGCAGGAATGTGCGAGCTCGGCACGAATAAGTCTGACAAATGGGGTGGCACCAATAAAAAAGGCATCCAGTGGATGCCTTCAGGGTGAATAACAGAAGTTACTTAGAAGCGGATCGTACCTTGTACTGCAATGCTTCTTGGGCGCTCGTAGAAGGCGTAATAACCCGTACCGCTGGAAACGGTGGTCGCTACCGGTAGCCCGTTTGCGTAAGTCACAATGGATTCATCGCTCAGGTTTTTACCGATCAGGGCCAGTTCCCATTTGTCGTCCTGATCGCTCAATGCGATGCGCGCATTGAGTTTGGTGTAGGACGGTTGTTCAAATTTGGGATCCAGCGATGGTGTGGTCAGGTACTCTGCGCTGTAAATAACATCCAGCGTGTTCACCAGTTTTAAGCCGTTGCTGAAGTTGATGGTGTAATCGATGCCAGCATTACCTTGCAGTTCCGGCGTGAACTCGCGGCGTTTGCCGGTGGCATCGCACACGGTTGGATTGTCTTTATTGCGCTCATCATCCGGCTGGCCGAAGTAGCACTGTGAATTTTTGAAATCGGTGTATTCAAAGTCGATATAAGCAGCGCCGCCGCGAACCAGAATGTTATCGGTCAATGCCCAGCGGCCATCGACTTCCACGCCTTGCACCACTGCCTCACCGGCGTTGGTGACATTAAAGCTCAGGCTGCCATCGAACTGGCTGGTTTGCATATCGGTAAATTCCGAGCGGAAGAGGGCGACATTCAGTTCGGCTGATCCCCCGGCCAATACGAACTTTCCGCCTAATTCGTAGTTTTTGACTTTTTCTTCTTCAAACTCCCAAGTGCCCTCAATATTGGTCACGACACCTGTTGGAAAAAATGCATTGGGCGTTATGGTTTGGCCATTATAAATACCGCCTTGCTCATTAGAGGCGGAGTTGGCGCGCACATCAAACCCTCCCGACTTGAAACCAGTGGTAAAGCTGGCGTAGAGCATATCGGTATCGTTGATGTCGTATTGGAAGGTGAATTGTGGCGTGAAGCCGGATTCATCTCTATCGCCTTTTATCCCATGCGGGTCAATCTTGAATTGGCTCCACAAAAAGTTATTGGGCTCGGTTACTGCGGTTGATGAGAGTTCAACACCGGCATTGCTGACATGATACTGGCGACGGTTCGCCTCTTTGGTCTCTTCGGTATAGCGCGCACCGACAATCGCGCGGGCAGAATCGGTGAAATTCCAGGTCACTTGGGCAAATATCGCCGCCAAATCCGTGGTTTGGTCGAAATCGCGCTGGGTTGATGCTCCACGCAATACGCTTGCTAAAGAGCCGCCAAGCCGTGCGCCAAGAGCTGTAGGGATGAAGCTGTCGGCGGGTACGCGGACGGTGTCATGGAAGTCCAGATCACTGGACTGGAAGAACAGGCCGCCGAGATAACTGATGGTGCCATCTTCCGGTGATGTTATACGCAGTTCCTGACTGACCTGGCTGTAATCCTCATCAGACAAAATATTAAAGCCGGATGCGCCGGTGAAATCACAATCGCAAAGCTCTTGGTAGGTATAGGCGTTATAACCTGTGACCGAGGTCAGGGTGTGCTCGCCAATTTCCCGCTCAACTGTCAGGGTCGCGTTTTTGGTGTCGTT belongs to Cellvibrio sp. pealriver and includes:
- a CDS encoding TonB-dependent receptor domain-containing protein, which codes for MHHFPRSGAITSHSLPASLRNPLAVGIALVFAGSLITAVPAIAQAETKTLPKVVVVGTEEGDAERQPGAVAIVTEEELQIRQPRSTEEALRAVPGVAIKPEEESAIVANIGIRGLSSADYKTLILEDGVPIAPGLFVGNGRYYNPRIQRMESIEVLKGAASLRYGPSTIGGVINYITKQPEDGVQVEARAGSFNSREATLEVGGSTPSQEAQFGAFITHASSDGFMDKGYDMTDVMIKTGLALGDNQWLSVKFSDYDSEANISYRGLFLQEFKDGADYNPAPDDYFISGRRALDINHEWDINATAKLSTLVFGSETYRDYWRYNTNNAASAAAGQWVYLDTLNGNNRSFDRFGVDSRLKLQHQLFGIANEAEIGVRVMSESMDDVTIAATRATPRTGTISKDAVESADSLALYLQNRFVVTDRLAVTAGLRTESYEQSSKNKRAATNNEADSSNTEVLPGIGATYQINTGLQAFASVYKAFSPALNGDALNGLQDQKLDAERSINIETGVRGAADKLSYELTFFRMDFDNQIIPANSNSQFQRTNGGETLHQGLEAALAWELGGGFTVKSSATYIPDAEFVGARRDANGNITTPDGNRVTYVPEWVTNLSLEYKTGKLRTALALHHTGEQYTDVLNTKPITESTSGFFTGQIDSYTLLDLNAIYELTKDLSFSASAKNLTDERYIASLRQGIYVGTERSLDVGVKFKF
- a CDS encoding DMT family transporter → MSDSPSGQPASPLSTPHTITPLQHNALKGFLLAAAGLFLFACMDSTTKYLTTHYNVPFVVAMRYIVHFVLMLIILAPRHSTQLIHTQRTGLVIARGLVLTIASLCMGMALSRMPLAETTAINFLAPTLVALLAGSMLNEKIGGWGWAAIITGFMGVLLIARPGGGLDTIGILFALGAAAANATYQLLSRLLASTEKAITLLFYTALVGSIAFGIALPWFWENDAPSKLEVILLLSMGISGGLGHYLFTLAYRHAPASMLAPTTYLQLIWAGLLGWLVFGTVPDGMSLLGMAVVAASGLIIALKSR
- a CDS encoding TonB-dependent receptor; translated protein: MKEYRVNLLSMAIALSFAVPAYAQTDDSPALEEVMVTAQKRQQSLRDVPLSVNALGGEKIESAGITNIETMGDYIPSFNMTQTGIGTNIAIRGISSGVNQGFEQSAAQFIDGIHYGRAQLARAPFLDIERVEVLRGPQSILFGKNSTAGAISITTAKPGDETEAKITALYEPEHGEKDIRAVFSSPLSDTVGIRLAVLDSSIDGFMENTTLGRDESGDKNRVVRATLQWQPSDLWDIILKMEDGSFDSDGRNIEVVKPVGGSYANALSFFTNGQYQLDTTHDWKRQSNGDYSYNDTKNATLTVEREIGEHTLTSVTGYNAYTYQELCDCDFTGASGFNILSDEDYSQVSQELRITSPEDGTISYLGGLFFQSSDLDFHDTVRVPADSFIPTALGARLGGSLASVLRGASTQRDFDQTTDLAAIFAQVTWNFTDSARAIVGARYTEETKEANRRQYHVSNAGVELSSTAVTEPNNFLWSQFKIDPHGIKGDRDESGFTPQFTFQYDINDTDMLYASFTTGFKSGGFDVRANSASNEQGGIYNGQTITPNAFFPTGVVTNIEGTWEFEEEKVKNYELGGKFVLAGGSAELNVALFRSEFTDMQTSQFDGSLSFNVTNAGEAVVQGVEVDGRWALTDNILVRGGAAYIDFEYTDFKNSQCYFGQPDDERNKDNPTVCDATGKRREFTPELQGNAGIDYTINFSNGLKLVNTLDVIYSAEYLTTPSLDPKFEQPSYTKLNARIALSDQDDKWELALIGKNLSDESIVTYANGLPVATTVSSGTGYYAFYERPRSIAVQGTIRF